In a genomic window of Acidobacteriota bacterium:
- the rpsP gene encoding 30S ribosomal protein S16, producing the protein MVKIRLRRMGSRHRPFYRIVVSDSRKVPTSAVIEEVGHYDPCKDPAVIRLKSDRIDHWVARGAQLTDTVRGLVRRAAAASAAES; encoded by the coding sequence ATGGTGAAGATACGACTCCGGCGCATGGGTTCGCGCCACAGACCCTTCTACCGCATCGTGGTGTCGGACAGCCGCAAGGTGCCGACGTCGGCGGTGATCGAGGAGGTCGGGCACTACGACCCCTGCAAGGACCCGGCGGTCATCCGGCTGAAGTCGGACCGCATCGACCATTGGGTGGCGCGCGGAGCGCAGCTCACTGACACCGTCCGCGGCCTGGTGCGGCGGGCGGCCGCGGCGAGCGCCGCGGAATCGTAG
- the ffh gene encoding signal recognition particle protein, producing MFEGLQDKLQGVFRSLRSEGRISEDQVRRAVRQIRLALLEADVHVRVVRSFIARVQELALGEEVLSSLTPDQQMIRIVRDELIAVLGEPGAELELTGRPAVVLLCGLQGSGKTTTAGKLAVRLRGQGRNPVLAAGDLQRAAAVEQLRQVGAAAGATVIEPGAGEDLPAFSSRALAAARDGGFDTLIFDTAGRLHVDAESMAELVALADRVDPCETLFVCDAMTGQDAVRSAAAFAEGAPLTGAVMTKLDGDARGGAALSLRVVTEVPLRFVGVGEKLEDLESFAPDRIASRILGMGDVLSLIEKAERVVDREETERLAERIARQEFTLEDLRDQLRQLRRMGPLSQLLELLPGQFRGADLAGAVDESRLVAITALIDSMTPRERRKPAILNASRRRRIARGSGRTVQELNQLLRQYRQMRKLMKRTRGKWMQGIRGT from the coding sequence ATGTTCGAGGGTCTGCAGGACAAGCTCCAGGGAGTCTTCCGCTCCCTGCGCTCGGAAGGCCGGATCTCGGAGGATCAGGTGCGGCGGGCCGTGCGGCAGATCCGCCTCGCGCTCCTGGAGGCCGACGTCCACGTCCGGGTGGTCCGCTCCTTCATCGCCCGGGTCCAGGAGTTGGCGCTGGGCGAGGAGGTGTTGAGCAGCCTGACCCCGGACCAGCAAATGATCCGGATCGTCCGCGATGAGCTGATCGCGGTGCTGGGGGAGCCGGGCGCGGAGCTCGAGCTCACGGGCCGGCCGGCGGTGGTGCTGCTCTGCGGCCTCCAGGGCTCGGGCAAGACGACGACCGCCGGCAAGCTGGCGGTGCGGCTTCGCGGGCAGGGCAGGAACCCGGTGCTGGCGGCCGGAGACCTTCAGCGGGCCGCGGCGGTGGAGCAGCTCAGGCAGGTCGGCGCCGCGGCCGGCGCCACGGTCATCGAACCCGGGGCCGGGGAGGATCTGCCGGCCTTCTCGAGCCGTGCTCTGGCGGCGGCTCGCGACGGCGGCTTCGACACGCTGATCTTCGACACCGCGGGCCGCCTGCACGTGGACGCGGAGTCGATGGCCGAACTCGTGGCGCTGGCGGACCGCGTCGACCCCTGCGAGACCCTTTTCGTCTGCGACGCGATGACCGGGCAGGACGCGGTGCGGAGTGCGGCCGCCTTCGCCGAGGGCGCTCCGCTCACCGGCGCGGTGATGACCAAGCTCGACGGCGACGCCCGCGGCGGCGCCGCGCTGTCGCTCCGGGTCGTCACCGAGGTGCCGCTCCGCTTCGTCGGCGTCGGCGAGAAGCTCGAAGACCTGGAGTCCTTCGCGCCGGACCGCATCGCTTCCCGCATCCTCGGCATGGGCGATGTGCTGTCCCTGATCGAGAAGGCCGAGCGGGTCGTCGACCGCGAGGAAACGGAGCGCCTCGCCGAGCGCATTGCGCGCCAGGAGTTCACCCTCGAGGACCTGCGCGACCAGTTGCGCCAACTGCGACGCATGGGGCCGCTGTCCCAGCTCCTGGAGCTTCTTCCCGGTCAGTTCCGCGGCGCCGACCTGGCGGGCGCGGTGGACGAGAGCCGCCTGGTCGCCATCACCGCGCTGATCGACTCGATGACGCCGCGCGAACGCCGCAAGCCCGCGATCCTGAACGCCAGCCGGCGCCGCCGCATCGCCCGCGGCTCCGGCCGCACCGTCCAGGAACTGAACCAGTTGCTCCGGCAGTACCGCCAGATGCGGAAGCTGATGAAGCGCACCCGGGGCAAGTGGATGCAGGGGATCCGCGGGACGTAA
- a CDS encoding MMPL family transporter translates to MIQSVLAWLAAFARRRHRAVFLAGAVLVVLSVWSATRLRFDTEILNLLPKDDPVVTTFRSTIEDFGSLDYLLVLVRLPPDVPLDPYLSFVEELGSSMEALEEIDYVDYTLDVEELAETFFAHAFVYLDEKGREEVASRLTDDGLRRKVEELSRRLATPEGLALRELFLLDPLGIHEVFLDQFELTRGGPPFDWATGYFLSDDRSRALLIARPAEPAQEVEFGRRLLAEVEELAADLGRRWPEIGGEDRDGELLPLPDVAFGGTYVTAVSDAGTIVTGLISNMATSLIGVLLLFALAFRRVGLIAYAFVPLAFGLVLAFGFAGTVLGELNALTSGFAALLVGLGIDFVIVSYGRYVEERRRGAGLDAALVAMSRSSGRAVWTGAITTAATFYAFLVTDFVGLRQMGLLTGTGILFCMVSVLLLLPAMLAWREDHRPASGRQPRLVLHGLGARRLVRWSFQRPLTVICCCVAVTAAAGAVAPRLEFEDAIRELRPEGNPGVEVEDEVSEYFGSGLRPTMVVLSGATEQEVMELSHRAEEEAGTLVDSGILTGVNGIGSLVPLPGRQAAAHEWLDERRDLFERQRLQSLFERYATEEGLRAAPFQAGIDLLADAAADRTTVTLSSLRADPGIERLLERYMSRNESEPKLVVYLYPPPGQWRRSAPPGASEMVERLGPQAALSGVNVVGERLRNGIRIDAVTASILGFVLVALLLFLDYRWLLSTLLSLLPLSVGVVWMLGVMVLAGLDMNFFNVFVVTMIIGIGVDYGVHMVHRWREIGFGPAALEGERLVEALGETGKAIVLAAASTSVGFGSLALSHYPGLRSMGIVAILGAVATALVSITLLPALVALGWRRRAARGT, encoded by the coding sequence ATGATCCAGTCCGTCCTGGCCTGGCTGGCCGCCTTCGCCCGGCGCCGCCATCGGGCCGTGTTCCTGGCTGGGGCCGTGCTGGTCGTCCTCTCCGTGTGGTCGGCGACGCGACTCCGGTTCGACACGGAGATCCTGAATCTGCTGCCGAAGGACGACCCGGTGGTCACGACCTTCCGGTCGACCATCGAAGACTTCGGCAGCCTCGACTACCTGCTCGTTCTGGTCCGCCTGCCGCCGGACGTGCCGCTTGATCCGTACCTGTCGTTCGTGGAGGAGCTGGGCTCCTCGATGGAGGCGCTCGAGGAGATCGATTACGTCGACTACACCCTGGATGTGGAGGAGCTGGCCGAGACCTTCTTCGCCCACGCGTTCGTCTATCTCGACGAGAAGGGGCGCGAGGAGGTGGCGAGTCGGCTGACCGATGACGGACTCAGGCGAAAGGTCGAGGAGCTGAGCCGCCGGCTGGCCACGCCGGAGGGCCTGGCGCTTCGCGAACTGTTCCTGCTCGATCCGCTGGGCATCCACGAGGTGTTCCTCGATCAGTTCGAACTCACCCGCGGCGGCCCACCCTTCGACTGGGCGACGGGCTACTTCCTGTCCGACGACCGGTCGCGCGCGCTCCTGATCGCGCGGCCGGCCGAACCGGCGCAGGAGGTCGAGTTCGGCCGCCGACTGCTGGCGGAGGTGGAAGAGCTGGCCGCCGACCTCGGGAGGCGCTGGCCCGAGATCGGAGGTGAGGATCGGGACGGCGAACTGCTGCCGCTCCCCGACGTGGCCTTCGGCGGCACCTATGTGACGGCGGTCTCGGACGCGGGCACGATCGTGACCGGGCTGATCTCGAACATGGCCACTTCGCTGATCGGCGTCCTGCTCCTGTTCGCTCTTGCGTTCCGGCGTGTCGGCCTCATCGCCTATGCCTTCGTTCCGCTCGCCTTCGGTCTGGTGCTCGCTTTCGGCTTCGCCGGCACGGTGCTGGGTGAGCTGAACGCACTGACCAGCGGCTTCGCGGCGCTCCTGGTCGGTCTCGGGATCGACTTCGTCATCGTCTCCTACGGCCGCTACGTCGAGGAACGGCGCCGGGGCGCCGGCCTGGATGCGGCGCTGGTGGCGATGAGCCGCTCCTCGGGCAGGGCGGTCTGGACCGGCGCGATCACTACGGCGGCGACGTTCTACGCGTTCCTGGTGACCGATTTCGTGGGGCTTCGTCAGATGGGCCTCCTGACCGGCACCGGCATCCTGTTCTGCATGGTTTCGGTCCTCCTGCTGCTGCCGGCGATGCTCGCCTGGCGGGAAGATCACCGCCCGGCTTCGGGAAGGCAGCCCCGGCTGGTTCTTCATGGGCTGGGCGCTCGCCGCCTCGTGCGCTGGAGCTTCCAGCGGCCGCTCACCGTCATCTGCTGTTGCGTGGCGGTCACGGCGGCCGCCGGCGCCGTCGCTCCCCGGCTGGAGTTCGAGGACGCGATCCGGGAGCTTCGCCCGGAGGGAAACCCGGGCGTCGAGGTGGAGGACGAGGTTTCCGAGTACTTCGGCTCGGGGCTCCGACCGACGATGGTCGTGCTTTCGGGCGCGACAGAGCAGGAAGTCATGGAGCTCTCGCACCGGGCCGAAGAGGAGGCCGGAACCCTGGTCGACAGCGGCATCCTGACCGGCGTGAACGGCATCGGCAGCCTGGTTCCGCTGCCAGGCCGGCAGGCGGCGGCACACGAGTGGCTGGACGAGCGCCGGGACCTCTTCGAGCGGCAGCGGCTGCAGTCCCTGTTCGAGCGGTACGCGACGGAAGAGGGTCTTCGGGCGGCGCCGTTCCAGGCGGGCATCGACCTCCTCGCCGACGCCGCGGCGGACCGGACAACGGTGACGCTGTCCTCGCTGCGTGCCGACCCGGGGATAGAGCGGCTGCTGGAGCGCTACATGAGCCGGAACGAGAGCGAGCCGAAGCTCGTCGTCTACCTGTATCCGCCACCGGGTCAGTGGCGTCGCAGCGCGCCGCCCGGGGCTTCGGAGATGGTCGAGCGCCTAGGTCCCCAGGCGGCCCTGTCGGGGGTCAACGTGGTGGGCGAGAGGCTCCGGAACGGCATCCGGATCGACGCCGTCACCGCCTCGATCCTCGGCTTCGTCCTGGTGGCGCTGCTTCTCTTCCTGGACTATCGCTGGCTGCTGAGCACTCTTCTGTCCCTGTTGCCGTTGTCGGTCGGCGTGGTATGGATGCTCGGGGTCATGGTCCTGGCCGGGCTCGACATGAACTTCTTCAACGTCTTCGTCGTCACGATGATCATCGGCATCGGCGTCGACTACGGCGTCCACATGGTGCACCGCTGGCGTGAGATCGGCTTCGGCCCGGCGGCGCTCGAGGGCGAGCGGCTGGTAGAGGCCCTGGGCGAGACCGGCAAGGCGATCGTGCTCGCCGCCGCCTCGACGAGCGTCGGCTTCGGCTCGCTGGCGCTGTCGCACTACCCGGGACTTCGCTCGATGGGCATTGTCGCCATCCTCGGCGCGGTGGCCACGGCCCTGGTCTCGATCACGCTGCTGCCGGCCCTGGTGGCGCTCGGCTGGCGACGGCGCGCGGCGCGGGGAACCTGA
- the pgsA gene encoding CDP-diacylglycerol--glycerol-3-phosphate 3-phosphatidyltransferase, with translation MTGREAERQRPATGALLRAGLNLPNALTLSRILIVPLLVVVLLTQIEGREFIGLGLFLVASLTDFLDGFLARRRKEVTALGKLLDPAADKILTSAAFISLVGLGLAPAWMVVVVIAREFAVSSLRSLAAAQDVVLAASFAGKVKTVTQIVAISLLIISDQLGSFDLLAPVSLWVALVATLYSGIEYFVRNGRRVLEAFGASPEQ, from the coding sequence GTGACCGGGCGGGAAGCGGAACGGCAGCGGCCCGCGACGGGGGCGTTGCTGCGCGCCGGGCTCAACCTGCCGAACGCGCTGACGCTGAGCCGTATCCTGATCGTCCCGCTGCTCGTCGTCGTCCTGCTGACGCAGATCGAGGGCCGGGAGTTCATCGGCCTGGGACTGTTCCTGGTCGCTTCGCTGACCGACTTCCTGGACGGCTTCCTCGCCCGCCGGCGCAAGGAGGTGACGGCGCTCGGCAAGCTCCTCGACCCGGCGGCGGACAAGATCCTCACCTCGGCCGCGTTCATCTCCCTGGTCGGTCTCGGTCTGGCGCCGGCCTGGATGGTCGTCGTAGTCATCGCGCGTGAGTTCGCCGTCTCGTCGCTGCGTTCGCTGGCGGCGGCCCAGGACGTCGTCCTCGCGGCGAGCTTCGCGGGCAAGGTGAAGACGGTGACCCAGATCGTCGCCATCTCGCTGCTGATCATCTCGGACCAGCTCGGTTCGTTCGACCTGCTGGCGCCCGTGTCGCTGTGGGTGGCCCTGGTCGCGACGCTCTACTCCGGCATCGAGTACTTCGTGCGCAACGGCCGGCGCGTGCTCGAAGCGTTCGGGGCATCCCCGGAGCAATGA
- the alaS gene encoding alanine--tRNA ligase has product MLSRDIRRSFIDFYGGRAHAEVASSPLVPRDDPTLLFVNAGMVQFKNYFLGVEQPDSPRAVTSQKCLRVSGKHNDLENVGPSPRHHTFFEMLGNFSFGDYFKEEAIASAWELVTGPWGLRPEHLFATVFEDDDEAEDLWLRISGLPPERVLRCGEKDNFWAMGETGPCGPCSEIFVDTAPDLPKVGWEEGEGSGRYLEIWNLVFMQFERHEDGRSEPLPNPSIDTGAGLERVAAVLQGVDSNYDTDLFGPILTAVAGAAGSDYGRDPEADVSMRVVADHLRAVGFLLGDGVLPSNEGRGYVLRRLLRRASRHGMKLGFEEPFMASLLPSLEETFAGHYPELEKAREPSSATVTAEETRFLETVAVGAGKVQQAIEEARADGGSVLGGEQVFRLYDTFGLPIESVREIAEEEQFSIDEEGFEAALAQQRERSRAGTKAAGVVEIKLPPLAGAAGSTSIAVKTVQPEIEFVGYGQLEAEAQVLGFMATREVQTEATQQLAGSGFAVFDRTPFYAEAGGQVGDVGLVTGPDGEARVVDTQRQGPYVLHQLEITDGAIEAGTDVKLEVNREKREATQRHHTATHLLHAALRQHLGAGVRQAGSLVHPDRLRFDFTHGAPVTEEQQEAIEDTVNEWVRRAVPLEIGERSYDEAVAAGAMALFGEKYGDRVRTVEVPGFSLELCGGCHVGNTGEIGPVALVGERGVAAGVRRIEALAGDRADRLRRSQAHLLATLEREIGADGEHAAAEVRALKERLREVERELSQLRLGVLAGGGKPAPGQEDGGDTRSIRGVEVVLREVPVSNVGELRSLADVLRGRLGSGVVVLGARDDGKVKLVASVTKDLQDRIDAAAVARAMGSAISGSGGGRRDFAQAGGRADNLNSAFAAAERLIEDSLSSANS; this is encoded by the coding sequence ATGTTGAGTCGGGACATCAGGCGAAGCTTCATCGACTTCTACGGCGGTCGCGCACACGCGGAGGTGGCGAGTTCGCCCCTCGTGCCGCGCGACGATCCGACCCTGCTGTTCGTCAATGCCGGGATGGTCCAGTTCAAGAACTACTTTCTCGGCGTCGAGCAGCCGGACTCGCCGCGCGCGGTGACCTCGCAGAAGTGCCTCCGGGTGTCCGGCAAGCACAACGACCTGGAGAACGTCGGGCCCAGTCCCCGGCACCACACGTTCTTCGAGATGCTGGGGAACTTCTCCTTCGGCGACTACTTCAAGGAAGAGGCGATCGCGTCGGCCTGGGAGCTGGTCACCGGTCCGTGGGGCCTCAGGCCGGAGCACCTGTTCGCCACCGTGTTCGAGGACGACGACGAAGCCGAGGACCTGTGGCTGCGGATCTCCGGCCTGCCGCCGGAGCGGGTCCTGCGCTGCGGCGAGAAGGACAACTTCTGGGCGATGGGCGAAACCGGACCCTGCGGTCCGTGCAGCGAGATCTTCGTCGACACGGCGCCGGATCTCCCCAAGGTCGGCTGGGAGGAGGGAGAAGGTTCGGGGCGCTATCTCGAGATCTGGAACCTCGTCTTCATGCAGTTCGAGCGTCACGAGGACGGCCGGAGCGAGCCGCTGCCGAACCCGTCGATCGACACCGGCGCGGGGCTCGAGCGGGTGGCCGCGGTGCTTCAGGGCGTCGACTCCAACTACGACACGGATCTGTTCGGCCCGATTCTGACCGCGGTGGCGGGCGCGGCGGGGAGCGACTACGGCCGGGATCCGGAGGCGGACGTGTCCATGCGGGTGGTCGCCGACCACCTCCGGGCGGTCGGCTTCCTGCTCGGCGACGGCGTCCTGCCGAGCAACGAGGGGCGGGGCTACGTGCTACGCCGGCTTCTTCGCCGCGCCTCGCGCCACGGCATGAAGCTGGGCTTCGAGGAGCCCTTCATGGCCTCGCTGCTGCCGTCGCTCGAGGAGACGTTCGCCGGCCACTACCCGGAACTGGAGAAGGCCCGCGAACCGTCCTCGGCCACGGTCACCGCCGAGGAGACCCGGTTCCTGGAGACGGTCGCGGTCGGCGCCGGGAAGGTCCAGCAGGCGATCGAGGAGGCGCGTGCCGATGGCGGGTCCGTGCTCGGCGGCGAGCAGGTCTTCCGCCTCTACGACACGTTCGGCCTGCCGATCGAGTCGGTACGGGAGATTGCCGAGGAGGAGCAGTTCTCGATCGACGAGGAGGGGTTCGAGGCGGCGCTGGCGCAGCAGCGGGAGCGCTCGCGGGCTGGGACGAAGGCAGCGGGTGTCGTCGAAATCAAGCTCCCACCGCTAGCGGGGGCGGCGGGAAGTACGAGCATCGCCGTGAAGACGGTTCAGCCTGAGATCGAGTTCGTCGGCTATGGGCAGTTGGAAGCGGAGGCCCAAGTCCTGGGCTTCATGGCGACTCGGGAGGTGCAAACGGAAGCCACTCAACAACTCGCCGGTTCTGGGTTTGCCGTGTTCGATCGGACTCCTTTCTATGCCGAGGCAGGTGGACAGGTCGGCGATGTCGGATTGGTGACGGGACCCGATGGCGAGGCGCGAGTCGTGGATACGCAGCGTCAGGGTCCCTACGTCCTGCATCAGTTAGAGATCACAGACGGCGCCATCGAAGCCGGTACCGACGTGAAACTCGAGGTCAACCGCGAAAAGAGGGAAGCCACACAGCGCCACCACACCGCGACCCACCTCCTGCACGCGGCCCTGCGCCAGCACCTCGGCGCCGGGGTGCGTCAGGCAGGTTCCCTGGTTCACCCGGACCGGTTGCGCTTCGATTTCACGCACGGCGCCCCGGTCACGGAAGAGCAGCAGGAAGCGATCGAGGACACCGTCAACGAGTGGGTGCGGCGCGCCGTGCCGCTTGAGATCGGCGAGCGTTCGTACGACGAGGCGGTGGCGGCCGGCGCGATGGCCCTGTTCGGCGAGAAGTACGGCGACCGCGTGCGCACCGTCGAAGTGCCGGGGTTCAGCCTCGAGCTCTGTGGCGGCTGTCACGTCGGTAACACGGGCGAGATTGGCCCGGTGGCCCTGGTCGGCGAGCGCGGCGTGGCGGCCGGGGTCCGCCGGATCGAGGCGCTCGCCGGCGACCGCGCCGACCGGTTGCGCCGGAGTCAGGCGCACTTGCTGGCGACACTCGAACGCGAGATCGGCGCCGACGGAGAACACGCCGCGGCCGAGGTGCGAGCGCTCAAGGAGCGGCTGCGCGAGGTCGAACGGGAGCTGTCCCAACTCAGGCTCGGCGTGCTCGCCGGCGGAGGCAAGCCAGCTCCCGGTCAGGAAGACGGCGGCGACACGCGGTCCATTCGCGGCGTCGAGGTCGTCCTGCGCGAAGTGCCGGTCTCGAACGTGGGCGAGCTTCGCAGCCTCGCTGATGTGCTGCGGGGCCGTTTGGGATCCGGTGTCGTCGTGCTCGGCGCCCGGGACGACGGCAAGGTGAAACTCGTCGCCTCGGTAACGAAGGACCTCCAGGACCGGATCGACGCGGCGGCCGTGGCGCGAGCCATGGGATCTGCGATCTCGGGAAGCGGCGGCGGCCGCCGTGACTTCGCCCAGGCGGGAGGCCGGGCCGACAACCTGAATTCGGCCTTCGCCGCCGCCGAACGGCTCATCGAAGACAGCCTGAGCAGCGCGAACTCCTAA
- a CDS encoding regulatory protein RecX, giving the protein MRNSQSTRGTPNRKRAPKPAYDRALDLLARRAHFAAELGAKLRQRGYTAAEVESAVERLTDGGHLNEGETAQMLVRSLKRRGYGRRRLELDLRRRGADEAAASAALETVDDEDELERAAGVAARFRSSHPSRDTAALARHLERRGFLPRTIGAVLFDAADDAVAEPEMQGQSSC; this is encoded by the coding sequence GTGCGGAACTCCCAGTCCACTCGAGGAACGCCCAATCGAAAGCGGGCGCCGAAGCCGGCGTACGACCGCGCGCTCGATCTGCTGGCGCGGCGTGCGCACTTTGCGGCCGAACTGGGCGCGAAGCTCAGGCAGCGTGGCTACACGGCGGCCGAGGTGGAGAGCGCGGTCGAACGGCTGACGGATGGCGGTCACCTGAACGAAGGCGAGACCGCGCAGATGCTCGTGCGGTCGCTGAAGCGCCGGGGCTACGGTCGGCGGCGTCTCGAACTCGATCTGCGGAGGCGTGGCGCGGACGAGGCGGCGGCCAGTGCGGCGCTCGAGACGGTGGACGACGAGGACGAACTGGAGCGGGCAGCGGGCGTGGCGGCCCGCTTCCGGTCGAGTCATCCTTCCCGCGATACCGCCGCCCTGGCCCGGCACCTGGAACGCCGGGGCTTCCTTCCCCGTACTATTGGCGCCGTCCTGTTCGACGCGGCCGACGACGCGGTCGCGGAACCGGAGATGCAGGGCCAAAGCTCATGTTGA
- a CDS encoding RsmE family RNA methyltransferase: MIHLLTEASDLARGTIEVEGADYRHLFRARRLKVGDQVRLVDGRGSARWSVVNEVTARRAVLRVEGAAPVFEPPRRVALFVAAVRPERAAWLVEKATELGLRELRWLVSERTSRSLPERALERQRRVAKSALEQSGGAWLPEIGAPVPLGEAPIGAGSVALHPGAATPFMAVAGSAEAVVVGPEGGFSEREMEELAGRGAIPAHLGPRVLRTETAAVAALAAALTATP; encoded by the coding sequence ATGATCCACCTGCTGACCGAAGCCTCTGATCTCGCTCGTGGAACGATCGAGGTCGAAGGCGCCGACTACCGCCATCTGTTCCGAGCCCGCCGGCTGAAGGTCGGCGACCAGGTGCGCCTCGTCGATGGTCGCGGATCGGCTCGCTGGTCCGTGGTGAACGAGGTGACCGCGCGGCGGGCGGTCCTGCGGGTCGAAGGCGCGGCGCCGGTGTTCGAGCCGCCCCGGCGCGTGGCGCTGTTCGTGGCCGCCGTGCGGCCGGAGCGGGCCGCCTGGCTGGTCGAGAAGGCGACGGAACTGGGATTGCGCGAACTGCGGTGGCTGGTCTCGGAGCGCACCAGCCGTTCCTTGCCGGAACGGGCTCTGGAGCGTCAGCGCCGGGTCGCGAAGTCGGCGCTCGAACAGAGCGGAGGCGCCTGGCTGCCCGAGATCGGCGCGCCCGTCCCGCTCGGGGAGGCGCCGATCGGGGCCGGGTCGGTGGCGCTGCATCCCGGCGCCGCGACGCCGTTCATGGCCGTCGCGGGATCAGCGGAAGCGGTCGTGGTGGGCCCCGAGGGCGGCTTCAGCGAGCGGGAGATGGAGGAACTGGCCGGGCGCGGTGCGATTCCAGCGCACCTCGGACCCCGCGTGCTGCGGACAGAGACGGCCGCGGTGGCCGCGCTCGCCGCTGCCCTGACCGCGACGCCGTGA
- the dnaJ gene encoding molecular chaperone DnaJ has protein sequence MPRDYYEVLGLDRSATLQEIKSAYRKLAVRYHPDRNPGDSAAEEKFKEAADAYAVLSDVDKRQRYDRFGHQATPGGGGFDPTIFADFSDILGDVFGFGGRTGGRRRRAGADLRYDLRISFEEAAFGVEPKLRIPRLERCETCGGSGAAPGTGPIACRMCGGRGQVQYSQGFFSVARTCPDCRGAGSVIRDPCPDCRGQGRSERQRSIQVRVPAGVDTGSRLRLPGEGEHGRNGGPPGDLYVVIGVEPHERFSRRDADVLSSVTIGFPQAVLGCTVDVETLHGTSELEVPPATPHGSTFVLRSEGIPRIDGRGRGNHIVEVRLNVPRPRDLSEDELEHLRALAELSGHGDGTIRDDRGLFSRVKDLFSGHESDTDPAAGGGGKAERGSEA, from the coding sequence ATGCCGCGTGACTACTACGAGGTCCTGGGCCTCGACCGTTCGGCAACCCTGCAGGAGATCAAGTCGGCGTATCGCAAGCTGGCCGTCCGCTACCACCCCGATCGCAACCCGGGCGACAGCGCCGCCGAAGAGAAGTTCAAGGAGGCGGCCGACGCGTACGCCGTGCTCTCGGATGTCGACAAGCGGCAACGCTACGACCGCTTCGGGCACCAGGCCACTCCGGGCGGCGGCGGCTTCGACCCCACGATCTTCGCCGACTTCTCGGACATCTTGGGAGACGTCTTCGGCTTCGGCGGTCGCACCGGCGGCCGCCGCCGGCGCGCCGGCGCGGATCTTCGCTACGACCTGCGGATTTCGTTCGAGGAGGCGGCCTTCGGAGTGGAGCCGAAGCTGCGCATTCCGCGGCTCGAGCGCTGCGAGACCTGCGGCGGCAGCGGCGCGGCCCCCGGGACCGGTCCCATCGCCTGCCGCATGTGCGGCGGCCGCGGCCAGGTCCAGTACAGCCAGGGCTTCTTCTCCGTCGCTCGCACCTGTCCCGACTGCCGCGGGGCGGGGAGCGTCATCCGGGATCCCTGCCCCGATTGTCGGGGCCAGGGGCGGAGCGAGCGGCAGCGCTCGATCCAGGTTCGGGTGCCTGCCGGCGTCGATACCGGCTCCCGCCTCCGACTTCCCGGCGAGGGGGAGCACGGCCGGAACGGCGGTCCGCCGGGCGACCTCTACGTGGTGATCGGAGTCGAGCCGCACGAGCGGTTCAGCCGGCGCGATGCCGACGTCCTGAGCTCGGTCACCATCGGCTTTCCGCAGGCGGTTCTCGGCTGCACGGTGGACGTGGAGACCCTCCATGGCACGTCCGAGCTGGAGGTTCCGCCGGCCACCCCCCACGGTTCGACCTTCGTGCTGCGGTCCGAGGGAATCCCCCGGATCGATGGCCGCGGCCGCGGGAACCACATCGTCGAGGTGCGGCTCAACGTGCCGAGGCCGCGGGACCTCTCCGAGGATGAGCTCGAGCACCTGCGGGCGCTGGCCGAACTCTCCGGGCACGGCGACGGCACGATCCGCGACGACCGTGGCCTGTTCAGTCGAGTGAAGGACCTCTTCTCCGGACACGAGTCGGATACGGATCCCGCGGCCGGCGGCGGCGGGAAGGCGGAGCGAGGTTCCGAGGCCTGA
- a CDS encoding nucleotide exchange factor GrpE has protein sequence MTIEAKESPDSHVEDQGRDGTLAGEETPVDRDDAAPDVESELRAALAAASEEVDRLRRAAAEFDNLRKRAERERLESRWNTAAGPLREFLGVVDNLDRALQAEASADDLRAGVEMIRRQMADLLRRFAVEPVEGVNAPFDPNVHQAVAREESADVEEPTVVQELQAGYTMESRLLRAAMVRVAVPSSPAASREAGPEEDTGAEADAATGGGA, from the coding sequence ATGACGATCGAGGCGAAGGAGAGCCCGGACTCTCACGTGGAGGACCAGGGCCGCGACGGGACGCTCGCGGGCGAGGAGACCCCGGTGGATCGTGACGACGCCGCGCCGGATGTCGAGAGCGAGCTTCGGGCCGCACTCGCGGCGGCGAGCGAGGAAGTCGACCGGCTGCGGCGCGCTGCGGCCGAGTTCGACAATCTGCGCAAGCGCGCCGAGCGGGAGCGGCTCGAGTCGCGCTGGAACACGGCTGCCGGTCCGCTGCGCGAGTTCCTCGGCGTGGTCGACAACCTGGACCGGGCGCTTCAGGCTGAGGCGTCGGCGGACGATCTGCGCGCAGGAGTCGAGATGATCCGGCGTCAGATGGCGGACCTCCTGCGACGGTTCGCAGTCGAGCCGGTGGAGGGTGTGAACGCGCCCTTCGATCCGAACGTCCACCAGGCGGTGGCGCGGGAAGAGAGCGCCGATGTCGAGGAGCCCACCGTCGTGCAGGAGTTGCAGGCCGGCTACACGATGGAGTCACGGCTGCTGCGCGCCGCGATGGTCCGGGTCGCCGTGCCGTCGTCGCCGGCGGCTTCCCGGGAAGCAGGCCCCGAGGAGGACACCGGGGCTGAGGCGGACGCGGCGACCGGCGGCGGCGCCTGA